A section of the Paenibacillus odorifer genome encodes:
- a CDS encoding response regulator transcription factor — translation MRLLIVDDGHYIVEYLKHLLDWNKFGIEHIETTTNSIEAKELLNQNHIDILITDIRMPEVSGIDLLHHVHEKKLNTKVIFLSGYSQFDYAQQAIRLGALDYLLKPVDKEDMEKAMSQVIKSIAENPPKTPVAEKKIDGLGYLLSVISDPSPLRYDHSTFDPTFRNEHFCFFHVSGASGKDEMMLKDHNGGRDFIWTTPSAITGIIPESNTETVANSIDSISFSEPFEFSQKHAVRHIFYHYFFNENVGTNDFTMLSTSSALPKLELGEWEQTRKNILKNFAKLTAKKQKLLYLLEFINLLYSTTDKIQSAEAADWIFNQLSEPNTALQSILQSLTQLDRSAKFSNQNIVHTIQAYISNHISECLSLEDLGKIVHLHPVYLSKFYKQETGENLSSYISSKRLEKASKLLIDSKLHVLDISHLVGYKKPQYFIKLFKDQYGITPYQYRRQQIK, via the coding sequence ATGCGATTATTGATAGTTGATGACGGGCATTACATCGTTGAATATTTAAAACACCTGCTGGATTGGAACAAATTTGGGATTGAGCATATTGAGACGACAACAAATTCGATTGAAGCCAAGGAGCTATTGAATCAGAATCATATAGATATCCTTATTACAGATATTCGTATGCCCGAAGTATCCGGCATTGATTTACTGCATCATGTTCATGAGAAAAAGCTCAATACCAAGGTAATTTTTCTCTCCGGTTATTCTCAATTTGATTATGCACAGCAAGCCATTCGTCTGGGTGCACTCGATTATTTACTCAAGCCGGTAGATAAAGAGGATATGGAAAAAGCCATGAGTCAAGTTATTAAGAGTATCGCTGAGAACCCCCCAAAAACTCCAGTGGCAGAGAAAAAGATAGATGGGCTAGGTTATTTGCTTTCTGTTATTAGCGATCCTTCCCCACTACGTTATGATCACAGTACATTCGATCCTACCTTCCGGAATGAGCATTTTTGCTTTTTTCATGTCTCAGGGGCTAGTGGGAAAGATGAAATGATGTTAAAAGATCATAATGGTGGACGAGACTTTATTTGGACCACTCCATCAGCAATTACTGGAATTATTCCAGAATCCAATACCGAAACTGTGGCAAACAGCATCGATTCCATTTCTTTTTCCGAGCCGTTTGAATTTTCTCAGAAGCATGCTGTTCGGCATATTTTTTATCATTACTTTTTTAATGAAAATGTTGGGACCAATGACTTTACTATGCTGAGTACCTCTAGTGCTCTCCCTAAATTAGAGCTTGGAGAATGGGAACAAACCAGAAAAAACATTTTAAAAAACTTTGCCAAGCTCACTGCAAAAAAACAAAAGCTCCTCTATCTGCTCGAATTCATTAATTTGCTATATTCCACAACCGATAAAATCCAATCAGCTGAGGCCGCAGACTGGATTTTCAATCAATTATCAGAGCCAAATACGGCTCTTCAATCCATCTTGCAAAGCCTCACCCAATTAGATAGAAGCGCTAAATTTTCCAATCAAAATATTGTTCATACCATTCAAGCCTATATCTCCAATCATATTAGTGAATGCTTGAGCCTGGAGGACTTAGGGAAAATTGTTCACCTCCATCCTGTTTACCTGTCCAAATTTTATAAGCAGGAGACGGGCGAAAATTTATCGAGCTACATTTCTTCTAAACGCTTGGAAAAGGCCTCCAAGTTATTGATCGATTCCAAATTACATGTGCTCGATATTTCACATCTAGTCGGCTACAAAAAGCCACAATATTTCATTAAGCTGTTCAAAGATCAGTATGGCATTACGCCTTATCAATATCGAAGACAGCAGATTAAATGA
- a CDS encoding AraC family transcriptional regulator, whose translation MLRSSYTIRSEEQASMLLFDSIGWEQAETPAYSFNGQNRTERSCVIFQYTLSGEGRIEIDGVVHPLTKGKAFLVTVPSIHRYYYPEEGTEPWEFIWLNVRGPLAISLWNQLIAHGGPIIELPQESVPMDLLWSMFKDIQVDEERDLHFLTGKTFQWILSMEKYLKKPNLLTTYIKNDKLHAAIQFMKNDLHNNNLSLDDVAAHVGISKHHLCRLFQKNINLSPFEYLRRRRIELAASMLKTTDQTIYQIAVDTGFDNASYFGKVFRSYFGVSPSTYREQDLEFLSKHVFFEN comes from the coding sequence ATGTTGCGCTCCTCCTACACCATTCGCTCGGAAGAACAAGCTTCTATGCTTCTGTTTGATTCAATTGGCTGGGAACAAGCCGAGACTCCGGCATATTCATTTAACGGCCAGAACCGGACGGAGAGAAGTTGTGTTATTTTTCAGTACACCTTATCTGGAGAGGGTAGAATTGAAATAGACGGGGTTGTTCACCCATTAACGAAGGGCAAAGCTTTCCTAGTGACTGTCCCCAGTATACACAGATATTATTATCCGGAGGAAGGTACAGAGCCCTGGGAATTCATTTGGCTGAATGTACGAGGACCTCTAGCTATTTCACTCTGGAACCAACTGATCGCACATGGCGGTCCCATTATAGAACTCCCTCAGGAATCGGTTCCGATGGATTTATTGTGGAGTATGTTCAAGGACATACAGGTTGATGAGGAAAGAGATTTGCATTTTCTAACGGGGAAAACCTTTCAGTGGATATTGTCCATGGAGAAATACCTCAAGAAACCGAATTTGTTAACCACCTATATAAAAAATGACAAACTTCATGCTGCTATACAATTTATGAAAAATGATCTGCACAATAATAACCTTAGCTTAGACGATGTCGCCGCACATGTTGGAATTTCCAAACATCATCTTTGCAGGCTATTTCAAAAAAACATCAATCTCTCGCCTTTTGAGTATTTAAGAAGGAGACGGATCGAGCTGGCAGCATCTATGCTGAAAACAACAGATCAGACGATCTACCAGATCGCTGTGGACACCGGGTTTGACAATGCCAGCTATTTCGGCAAAGTCTTTCGTTCCTATTTTGGAGTCAGCCCCTCCACTTACCGCGAGCAGGATCTGGAGTTCCTGTCCAAACATGTGTTTTTTGAAAATTGA
- a CDS encoding alpha-galactosidase has translation MGIYYDDNRKVFHLQSEKSSYIIEMIKGVIPAHVYWGPKLAGREFQHPLNLVERCSFSPTYLQEDKNISLDTLPSEFPSYGNGDFREPALEVHLVDGTTVTDFRYKSHTINKGKPALKGLPATYVESEEEAETLEIILQDDKTGLIAALSYTVFNNQDVITRSVRIENLGKDNLVLKRVLSANVDFHDSDYDMLQLSGTWTRERHIHKRPLVPGIQRIDSKRGSSSHQQNPFMALLAKDATEDHGEVYGFSLVYSGSFLAQAEVDQYGISRVGIGIQPFNFQWLLEPGESFQAPEAVLVRSSEGLGGLSRTYHRLYRTRLCRGEFRDSKRPILINNWEATYFNFNADKIKEIAKAGKELGLELFVLDDGWFGKRDNDDSSLGDWVEDRRKLPEGLGKLGEDITAMGMEFGLWFEPEMVSPESDLYREHPDWCLHVPGHKSSLARQQLVLDLSRKDVCDYIVESVSSVLSSAPITYVKWDMNRNMTEIGSALLPAERQRETAHRYILGLYDVLERIVSRFPHILFESCSGGGGRFDPGMLYYMPQTWTSDDTDAVERLKIQYGTSIVYPASSMGAHVSAVPNHQVHRITPLETRGHVAMSGNFGYELDLTKLTEAEREDIRKQVSEYKELRMLIQYGDFYRLLSPFEGNETAWMFVSADKKEAFATYFQVLAGPNPPLRRLRLKGLDPAKSYKLELNGGVYRGDELMHFGLTLPQLEGDFRSLLFVLREV, from the coding sequence ATGGGTATTTATTATGATGACAACCGCAAGGTGTTTCATTTACAGTCTGAGAAATCCAGCTATATTATTGAAATGATCAAAGGTGTTATTCCAGCGCATGTCTACTGGGGCCCAAAATTGGCAGGGAGAGAATTTCAACATCCGTTGAATTTGGTGGAACGTTGCTCTTTTAGTCCAACTTATTTGCAGGAGGATAAAAATATCTCCCTCGACACCTTGCCAAGCGAATTCCCTTCTTATGGAAACGGTGATTTCCGCGAGCCGGCACTTGAGGTTCACCTAGTAGATGGCACGACCGTAACGGATTTCCGTTATAAGAGCCACACCATTAATAAAGGAAAACCTGCACTCAAGGGTCTGCCTGCTACTTATGTTGAAAGTGAAGAAGAAGCAGAGACCCTGGAAATTATACTGCAAGATGATAAAACAGGATTGATCGCTGCCTTGAGCTATACCGTATTTAACAATCAGGATGTTATAACACGTTCCGTGCGGATTGAGAATCTGGGTAAGGACAATCTGGTTCTGAAAAGAGTATTAAGCGCGAATGTTGACTTCCATGATTCTGACTATGACATGCTGCAATTATCCGGTACTTGGACTAGAGAACGCCATATTCACAAAAGACCACTCGTTCCTGGCATCCAGCGGATTGACAGCAAACGCGGCTCCAGCAGCCATCAGCAGAATCCTTTTATGGCCTTGCTTGCAAAAGATGCAACAGAGGATCATGGCGAAGTTTACGGGTTCAGCCTTGTGTATAGCGGAAGTTTCCTTGCCCAAGCAGAAGTGGATCAATACGGAATTTCCAGAGTAGGGATCGGTATTCAACCTTTTAACTTTCAGTGGTTGCTTGAACCGGGCGAATCCTTTCAGGCTCCAGAAGCCGTATTGGTAAGATCCAGTGAAGGGCTTGGTGGATTATCGAGAACCTATCACCGTCTGTATCGGACCCGATTATGCAGAGGTGAATTCCGCGATAGCAAGCGTCCTATTCTGATCAACAACTGGGAAGCGACTTATTTTAATTTTAATGCGGATAAAATCAAAGAAATTGCTAAAGCAGGCAAAGAGCTAGGCCTGGAGCTGTTCGTGCTGGATGACGGCTGGTTCGGCAAACGTGATAACGACGACAGCTCCCTGGGAGACTGGGTAGAGGATCGTCGCAAGCTTCCTGAAGGTCTTGGAAAGCTAGGCGAAGATATCACGGCAATGGGCATGGAATTCGGATTATGGTTCGAGCCAGAAATGGTATCGCCAGAAAGTGATCTTTACCGTGAACATCCAGACTGGTGTCTCCATGTACCTGGGCATAAAAGTTCGTTAGCCCGCCAGCAGCTAGTGCTGGATTTATCCCGCAAGGATGTATGCGATTATATCGTCGAGTCAGTTAGCTCGGTATTGTCATCTGCTCCGATTACTTATGTGAAATGGGATATGAACCGGAATATGACAGAGATTGGATCAGCGCTTCTTCCAGCCGAACGTCAACGCGAAACGGCACACCGTTATATCCTTGGACTTTATGATGTGCTGGAACGTATCGTTTCCCGTTTCCCTCATATTTTGTTCGAAAGCTGCTCTGGTGGTGGCGGACGATTTGATCCGGGGATGCTGTATTATATGCCACAGACCTGGACTAGCGATGATACGGATGCAGTGGAAAGATTAAAGATCCAATACGGAACAAGTATTGTGTATCCAGCGAGTTCAATGGGTGCCCATGTGTCGGCTGTTCCTAACCATCAGGTGCATCGTATTACTCCTTTGGAGACACGTGGTCATGTCGCGATGTCGGGTAATTTCGGCTACGAGCTGGATTTGACCAAGCTTACTGAAGCTGAACGCGAGGATATCCGCAAGCAGGTTTCGGAGTACAAGGAACTGAGAATGCTGATTCAGTACGGTGATTTCTATCGACTGCTTAGTCCTTTTGAAGGAAACGAGACGGCATGGATGTTTGTTTCCGCTGATAAAAAAGAAGCCTTCGCCACCTACTTCCAAGTTCTGGCCGGGCCTAATCCACCGTTGCGCAGATTACGTCTGAAAGGACTCGACCCTGCAAAATCGTATAAGCTTGAGCTTAACGGCGGAGTATACAGAGGGGATGAGCTGATGCACTTCGGACTCACGCTTCCACAGCTAGAGGGCGATTTCAGAAGCCTACTTTTCGTGCTTAGAGAAGTTTAA
- a CDS encoding beta-mannosidase, producing the protein MHLVDLNGKWKMRRLHEPNWLEASVPGSVYHDLLNAGEMPDPFYREQEYEVLELSNYDYEYQRCFQVEAEVLQHDRVFLLCEGLDTLCELFVNGTNILNSDNMHRTYEVDIKSVLKQGDNTIHAIFRSPVEFALRKQAELPLSSCADAVEGISHLRKAHSMFGWDWGPKLPDLGIWRSLSIQGYDSARVDDVYITQFHEPDKVTLDVRVRTESWQEVEREIVVSVHTPAGVAVERRVSETAGEDHHITLEIMEPELWWPNNLGAQPLYNVEVVLLQKGQELDRRELRIGLRTISVKQEEDQWGQSFAFEINGVLIFSTGADYILEDNLLPRVTKERTDRLLQSCVAANFNTIRVWGGGYYPDDYFYDLCDEYGLIVWQDHLYACGIYALTESFEDNITHETMDNMKRLRHHASLGLWCGNNEQEMAWVDWDWENHYSLQLKADYIKQYEVLLPAIAKEVDPNTFYWRASPSSKGSFDKPNDENYGDMHYWGVWHGKEPFTDYRKLYPRYMSEFGLQSFPSLKTIESFTLPEDRNIFSYVMESHQKNNTGNEKILYYIGETYKYPKDFESILYASQLIQAEGMRCGVEHWRRHRGRCMGALYWQLNDCWPVASWSSIDYYGRWKAMHYTARRFFAPVLASAHDEGTVVSLHVSNESREKVSGELRWRLLTPTSEVLMEGAKSVKIEALSSAEFDRLDFGHVLDTKEKKRKAYLEYVFEVEGETISGGTVLFVKPKHFSFVDPELEAVLTEEAEQFVITVKSKAYACFVGLDFKERDAIFSDNYFDLSAGVSRTVTVAKKDLDKPATAEELRTQLTVRSVFDI; encoded by the coding sequence ATGCATCTTGTAGATCTAAATGGCAAATGGAAAATGAGACGTCTGCATGAGCCGAACTGGCTGGAGGCTAGTGTGCCAGGTTCTGTCTATCACGATTTATTGAATGCCGGAGAAATGCCGGATCCGTTCTATCGTGAGCAGGAATATGAGGTTCTGGAATTATCCAATTACGATTACGAATATCAGCGTTGCTTTCAAGTGGAAGCTGAAGTGTTACAGCATGACCGCGTATTTCTGCTGTGTGAGGGGCTGGATACGTTATGCGAGCTTTTTGTGAATGGAACTAACATTCTGAACAGTGATAATATGCACCGGACGTATGAAGTGGACATTAAGTCAGTGTTGAAGCAAGGCGATAACACCATTCACGCGATTTTTCGTTCCCCAGTGGAATTTGCTCTGCGGAAGCAAGCGGAGCTGCCGCTTAGCAGTTGTGCTGATGCAGTGGAGGGAATATCCCATCTGCGCAAAGCACATTCCATGTTCGGCTGGGACTGGGGTCCGAAGCTGCCCGATCTTGGAATCTGGAGAAGTCTCTCCATTCAGGGGTATGACAGTGCCCGTGTTGACGATGTTTATATTACACAATTTCACGAGCCGGATAAGGTTACTCTGGATGTTCGGGTAAGAACAGAGAGTTGGCAGGAGGTTGAACGGGAAATCGTAGTCAGCGTTCACACTCCAGCAGGTGTGGCCGTTGAACGTCGTGTGTCCGAAACTGCGGGAGAAGATCATCATATTACACTGGAAATTATGGAGCCAGAGCTGTGGTGGCCGAATAATCTGGGTGCACAACCCCTGTATAACGTCGAGGTTGTACTGTTGCAGAAGGGACAGGAGCTGGATCGTCGAGAACTGCGGATTGGATTAAGAACGATTTCTGTGAAGCAGGAAGAAGACCAGTGGGGACAATCATTCGCTTTTGAAATCAACGGCGTACTTATCTTTTCTACAGGTGCCGATTATATTCTGGAAGATAATCTTCTGCCTCGCGTGACTAAGGAGCGCACGGATCGCTTGCTCCAAAGCTGCGTGGCTGCTAACTTTAATACCATTCGTGTATGGGGTGGCGGTTATTATCCTGACGATTATTTTTATGATCTATGCGATGAATATGGGCTTATCGTCTGGCAGGATCATCTGTATGCCTGCGGGATCTATGCACTGACAGAATCTTTTGAGGACAATATCACACATGAGACGATGGACAACATGAAGCGCTTACGCCATCACGCATCGTTAGGCTTGTGGTGCGGTAACAACGAACAGGAGATGGCTTGGGTCGATTGGGATTGGGAGAATCATTATTCGCTCCAGCTAAAGGCCGACTATATCAAGCAATATGAAGTGCTTCTGCCGGCTATCGCTAAGGAAGTTGATCCCAATACCTTCTACTGGCGTGCCTCTCCTTCCTCTAAAGGAAGCTTTGATAAACCGAATGACGAGAACTATGGAGACATGCATTACTGGGGCGTTTGGCATGGCAAGGAGCCTTTTACCGATTACCGGAAGCTCTATCCGCGTTATATGTCTGAGTTTGGCCTGCAATCCTTCCCAAGCTTGAAGACGATTGAATCCTTTACGTTGCCGGAGGATCGCAATATTTTCTCCTATGTCATGGAGTCCCACCAGAAGAACAATACCGGAAATGAGAAAATTCTCTATTATATCGGCGAGACCTACAAATATCCGAAGGATTTTGAATCTATTCTCTATGCGTCCCAGCTTATCCAAGCCGAAGGCATGCGCTGTGGCGTAGAGCATTGGCGTAGACATAGAGGGCGCTGCATGGGCGCATTGTATTGGCAGTTGAACGATTGTTGGCCGGTTGCTTCCTGGTCTAGCATCGATTATTATGGCCGGTGGAAAGCAATGCATTATACAGCTAGACGTTTTTTTGCTCCAGTTCTTGCTTCTGCACATGACGAAGGAACCGTAGTTTCCCTGCATGTCTCTAATGAGAGCAGAGAGAAGGTGAGTGGTGAATTAAGATGGAGACTGCTTACTCCGACATCAGAGGTTCTAATGGAAGGTGCGAAGTCGGTGAAGATTGAGGCTTTAAGCAGTGCCGAGTTCGATCGGCTTGATTTTGGTCATGTCTTGGATACAAAAGAGAAGAAACGTAAAGCTTATCTGGAATATGTATTTGAGGTAGAGGGGGAGACGATAAGCGGGGGAACCGTCTTGTTCGTTAAGCCGAAACATTTCAGCTTTGTTGATCCTGAGCTTGAAGCCGTACTCACTGAGGAAGCAGAACAATTCGTTATTACTGTGAAGTCAAAAGCATATGCCTGTTTCGTCGGACTTGATTTCAAGGAAAGAGATGCGATCTTCAGTGATAACTATTTCGACCTATCAGCTGGCGTTTCAAGAACCGTTACGGTTGCTAAAAAAGATCTCGATAAACCAGCTACGGCTGAGGAACTGCGTACCCAGCTTACTGTACGTTCCGTCTTTGATATTTAA
- a CDS encoding helix-turn-helix domain-containing protein, which produces MFKYTEASHMNPELLADPFWVESLSQVSPEHTHDFYEFFILTEGRCQHIVNGTAQLLQTGCLVFIRPSDTHRYEADGDSDCRFLNIPCRKSLIEDALTYLNEEEFLHGLLNTPLPRIAMLSQLEMASFVRSMERIRILSTLDKVKSRIFLKGLLVDTLTQHFFSAETVAQPEFPLWLEHAITKMHLKDNLHRGLHALYELSGRSAGHVNRAFRQYLNQTPTEYINQLKLNVARNLLLTTELRVVDIALESGFENVSHFYHQFKKFYHQAPLDFRRNAHVNRLV; this is translated from the coding sequence ATGTTCAAATACACCGAGGCAAGCCATATGAATCCTGAACTACTAGCAGACCCTTTCTGGGTGGAGTCCTTAAGTCAGGTATCTCCAGAACATACGCATGATTTCTATGAATTTTTCATTCTCACAGAAGGCAGATGTCAGCATATTGTTAACGGGACAGCGCAGCTGCTTCAGACTGGCTGCCTTGTCTTTATTCGGCCCAGTGATACCCACAGATATGAAGCAGATGGTGATAGCGATTGCCGTTTCCTGAACATTCCCTGCCGCAAAAGCCTCATTGAAGATGCTTTAACTTATCTGAATGAAGAGGAGTTTTTGCACGGATTGCTGAACACGCCTCTCCCCCGAATCGCCATGTTATCTCAGCTGGAAATGGCTAGTTTCGTCCGTTCTATGGAACGCATTCGCATCCTATCAACCCTAGACAAGGTTAAGTCCCGGATTTTTCTAAAAGGCCTGCTCGTCGATACACTCACCCAGCATTTTTTCTCCGCAGAGACAGTCGCTCAACCAGAATTCCCACTCTGGCTAGAGCATGCCATAACCAAAATGCATTTAAAGGATAATTTGCACCGTGGACTTCATGCCTTATACGAGCTGTCAGGGAGAAGCGCCGGCCATGTGAACCGCGCCTTCCGGCAATACTTGAACCAGACGCCTACGGAATATATCAACCAGCTAAAGCTCAATGTAGCCCGCAACCTACTGCTCACTACCGAGCTGCGTGTGGTCGATATCGCTTTGGAATCCGGCTTCGAGAATGTCAGTCATTTCTATCATCAATTCAAAAAATTCTATCATCAAGCCCCGCTTGATTTCCGCAGGAATGCACATGTTAATCGGCTGGTTTAG
- a CDS encoding extracellular solute-binding protein, whose translation MIKKNKWLNVSITAALAVGVLAGCASNDGKNNTNQTAGDDKKQEPITLTWFDSNTKGEPFTDAIAQEITKKTGISISIQQPTGNPTEKLSLMLASGDYPDVVVMSRGDASLDKYITSGAFIALDELIEKSGPDIKEMYGDTLIKTRYKDGKNYYLANWYGLDSDPVFGMLMRKNLVADLAPDKADGSTPLTTDEFEALLKNFKEKNKTIDGKETVPMTMNGENMGANLGTFKGMWGLRTYYDNNGTLQYDVKDPKYREMLLYVNSLYREGLIEKEFAISKTQTWIQKLATGAVFSTPGAYWDPGNANGTLKKDGGDDNQFFPYKVVAPGTETSQTTFGPRSSLGWDAIAITKNNKHPEETIKLFNYLASDEGQHLLLWGKEGEQYTMVDGKRQPDPAFLQSFKDNWDDAVKKSGVRKWLWFVKNGLDANEQPYDMAVKYQRSEIDEMAIKSLGDSVWDTAEFDNLGPDGGTPEALTAQKVKDIMDQSITRVIIAPSEAEANSTFDKMLADMKKAGDEKVEEIFNQKYSERMELWNSK comes from the coding sequence ATGATAAAGAAAAATAAATGGTTGAACGTGAGTATTACTGCCGCATTAGCCGTTGGTGTATTAGCGGGTTGTGCTTCAAATGATGGAAAAAACAATACAAACCAAACGGCCGGAGACGATAAAAAACAAGAGCCGATTACATTGACCTGGTTTGATTCAAATACCAAGGGAGAACCTTTCACTGATGCTATTGCGCAGGAAATCACCAAAAAAACAGGCATTTCGATCTCAATCCAGCAGCCAACGGGTAATCCTACGGAAAAGCTGAGCTTGATGCTTGCCAGTGGTGACTATCCAGATGTGGTTGTAATGAGCCGGGGCGATGCTTCCCTCGATAAATACATTACAAGTGGCGCATTTATAGCGCTCGATGAGTTAATTGAGAAAAGTGGACCAGACATTAAAGAAATGTACGGCGACACATTGATCAAAACACGTTATAAGGATGGGAAAAACTATTATCTAGCTAACTGGTATGGCCTGGATAGTGATCCTGTTTTCGGTATGCTGATGAGAAAAAATCTGGTTGCGGACCTAGCTCCAGATAAGGCAGATGGCTCCACCCCACTCACAACGGATGAGTTTGAAGCACTTTTAAAGAATTTTAAAGAGAAAAACAAGACAATTGATGGAAAAGAAACTGTTCCAATGACGATGAACGGTGAGAATATGGGCGCCAACCTCGGTACATTTAAAGGGATGTGGGGTCTGAGAACCTACTATGATAATAATGGAACATTACAATATGATGTTAAGGATCCAAAGTATCGCGAGATGCTGCTTTATGTGAACAGTCTGTATAGAGAAGGTCTAATCGAAAAAGAGTTTGCCATCAGCAAAACACAAACCTGGATTCAAAAGCTGGCTACCGGCGCAGTGTTCTCCACACCAGGCGCATACTGGGACCCAGGTAATGCAAATGGTACTCTGAAGAAGGATGGCGGAGATGATAATCAGTTCTTCCCCTACAAGGTTGTAGCTCCAGGCACTGAGACCTCCCAAACAACATTCGGACCAAGAAGCTCACTTGGATGGGATGCTATTGCCATTACGAAAAATAACAAACACCCTGAAGAAACTATCAAGCTGTTCAACTACCTAGCGAGTGACGAAGGACAACATTTGCTGCTATGGGGTAAGGAAGGCGAGCAGTACACCATGGTGGATGGAAAGAGACAACCAGACCCTGCATTCCTGCAAAGCTTCAAGGATAACTGGGACGATGCTGTGAAGAAGAGCGGTGTTCGTAAATGGTTGTGGTTTGTTAAAAATGGTCTGGATGCCAATGAACAGCCATACGATATGGCCGTTAAATACCAACGTAGTGAAATTGACGAAATGGCCATTAAGAGCCTTGGAGATTCCGTATGGGATACAGCAGAATTTGATAACTTAGGCCCTGACGGCGGAACGCCTGAAGCGCTGACAGCGCAAAAAGTAAAAGATATTATGGACCAAAGCATTACGAGAGTAATCATCGCTCCTTCTGAAGCCGAAGCCAATTCTACATTCGACAAGATGCTTGCGGATATGAAAAAAGCTGGGGATGAAAAAGTAGAAGAAATCTTCAATCAGAAGTATAGCGAACGTATGGAATTGTGGAACTCAAAATAA
- a CDS encoding carbohydrate ABC transporter permease yields the protein MISNRYGDHIFKFIVYLILILVLLVTFLPFWNILVLSLNAAEDTVRGGVYLWPRVLTFDSYSQILKDSEILNGLWVTVKRTVIGAPLSVLVITMLAYPLSRRNLMGRKGWNLYFVFTMYFGGGLIPYYMVLKALNMIDTFSVFILPGLMNVFYMIIVRTFMEGLPGEIEESAKVDGANDLTIFFRIVLPLTTPVLATVGLFQAISHWNSWFDSYAFTYSSDLKTLQAVLVKILSQFQTGGMVSQSQMLANSAKRNAVSSDTIRMAATMVATLPIVLVYPFLQKYFVKGMTLGAVKS from the coding sequence ATGATTTCGAATAGATACGGGGATCATATTTTTAAATTTATAGTTTATCTCATTCTTATACTTGTGTTGCTAGTTACCTTTCTCCCTTTTTGGAATATTCTCGTTCTTTCATTAAATGCTGCTGAGGATACCGTACGTGGTGGCGTCTATTTGTGGCCCAGAGTCCTCACCTTTGATAGCTACAGTCAAATCTTAAAAGATAGCGAGATTTTGAATGGCTTATGGGTTACTGTCAAACGTACCGTAATTGGCGCGCCGCTATCTGTCCTTGTCATTACGATGCTTGCTTATCCGCTAAGCCGCCGGAATTTGATGGGACGTAAAGGATGGAATCTATATTTTGTCTTCACAATGTATTTTGGAGGCGGACTGATTCCTTATTACATGGTGCTTAAAGCGCTGAATATGATTGACACGTTTTCCGTATTTATTTTGCCAGGGCTGATGAATGTCTTCTATATGATTATTGTCCGTACCTTTATGGAGGGGCTGCCTGGTGAGATCGAGGAGTCGGCGAAGGTAGACGGGGCGAATGACCTGACGATTTTCTTCCGGATTGTTCTACCGTTGACCACACCCGTGCTTGCGACTGTAGGACTTTTTCAGGCAATTTCACATTGGAATTCGTGGTTTGACTCCTATGCGTTTACCTATAGCTCTGACTTAAAGACCTTGCAAGCCGTACTCGTGAAAATATTAAGCCAATTCCAGACCGGAGGCATGGTATCGCAATCGCAAATGCTAGCTAACTCGGCTAAGCGGAATGCGGTTTCAAGTGATACTATCCGGATGGCAGCGACGATGGTGGCAACATTGCCTATCGTACTGGTATACCCATTCCTGCAAAAGTACTTTGTTAAGGGTATGACTTTGGGAGCGGTTAAGAGTTAA